A region of Micromonospora sp. WMMD882 DNA encodes the following proteins:
- a CDS encoding aldo/keto reductase, whose translation MTGPATVLLGDTGVRVPRVVLGTATFGAQCDEDTSRDILDRALDRGMSWLDTATSYPLGSGADAVGGTEELLGRWLPGRRDQVFLATKVYNRTGPQPWQLGLSRKHLLAAVDGSLARLGTDHVDLLQLHRYDPSTPIEETLAALDTLVRAGKVRYVGCCNFLAYQLARALTLSELAGLPRLHTAQLRYSLVRRGAEIEAFRLCREQRVAVLAFNLLAGGILTGRYDRDKPPPAGSRFAVGAAGRRYTERYWTDDTFATVDALSAVAARAGTTLAVLATAWGLRHPDVTAPIVGVSRVDQLDAVTDALELTLPDDVWTEVDRLTAGHRHQVEDIEFESS comes from the coding sequence ATGACCGGACCGGCCACCGTCCTGCTCGGCGACACCGGGGTACGGGTGCCCCGGGTGGTCCTCGGCACCGCCACCTTCGGCGCGCAGTGCGACGAGGACACCTCCCGGGACATCCTGGACCGGGCGCTGGACCGGGGCATGTCCTGGCTGGACACCGCGACCAGCTACCCGCTGGGCAGCGGCGCTGACGCCGTCGGCGGCACCGAGGAGCTGCTCGGCCGGTGGCTGCCCGGCCGGCGCGACCAGGTGTTCCTGGCCACCAAGGTCTACAACCGGACCGGGCCGCAGCCCTGGCAGCTCGGCCTGTCCCGCAAGCACCTGCTGGCCGCCGTCGACGGGTCGCTGGCCCGGCTCGGCACCGACCACGTCGACCTGCTGCAACTGCACAGGTACGACCCGTCGACGCCGATCGAGGAGACCCTGGCCGCCCTGGACACGCTGGTCCGCGCCGGAAAGGTCAGGTACGTGGGCTGCTGCAACTTCCTGGCGTACCAGCTCGCCCGGGCGCTCACCCTCAGCGAGCTGGCCGGGCTGCCCCGGCTGCACACCGCGCAACTGCGGTACAGCCTGGTGCGGCGCGGCGCGGAGATCGAGGCGTTCCGGCTGTGCCGGGAGCAGCGGGTCGCCGTACTCGCGTTCAACCTGCTCGCCGGCGGCATCCTGACCGGCCGGTACGACCGCGACAAGCCGCCACCGGCGGGCAGCCGGTTCGCGGTGGGCGCCGCCGGTCGCCGCTACACCGAGCGGTACTGGACCGACGACACGTTCGCGACCGTCGACGCGCTGTCGGCGGTGGCCGCGCGGGCCGGGACCACCCTCGCGGTGCTGGCCACCGCCTGGGGGCTGCGCCACCCGGACGTGACCGCGCCCATCGTCGGGGTGAGCCGGGTCGACCAGCTCGACGCGGTCACCGACGCGCTGGAGCTGACCCTGCCCGACGACGTGTGGACCGAGGTGGACCGGCTCACCGCCGGACACCGTCACCAGGTCGAAGACATCGAGTTCGAGTCGAGCTGA
- the tcuA gene encoding FAD-dependent tricarballylate dehydrogenase TcuA, translating into MSDYDYDVLVVGAGNAAFSAAHAAREEVARVGMLEKAPAAELGGNSYFTLGSFRATYHGLDDLRPILSELDEREADRYDLDPYPVDKFAADMLRLTRGRTDPTLMRILVEDSFPTLRWLHQHGVKFKLQSDNQVFEVNGRKKFWGGGTIATVGGGIGLIEQHLAAAKATGIDVHTEHQMTGFLIGPTGAVEGVMCRTPQGERQIRARAVVLASGGFEADARLRAVHLGPGWDTAKVRGSRHNTGEGLMSALGVGAQAYGNWSGAHAVAWDINAGPYGNRVLTNKLQRHSYPFGITVNVEGDRFVDEGADFRNYTYAKIGSAILRQTGGLAYQIFDQRGVGLLRTDYGHDGASQVVADSIRELAEKLDLDPDRLERTITGYNASVGDRPFDPTVLDGLATSGLEPPKSNWAQPIDRPPYVAFPVGCAITFTYGGVRIDEDARVLNQADQPIPGLHAAGEVVGGLFYDNYPGGSGLMSGAVFGRRAGRTAARHSRDRG; encoded by the coding sequence ATGAGCGACTACGACTACGACGTCCTCGTCGTCGGGGCCGGCAACGCCGCCTTCTCGGCCGCGCACGCCGCCCGGGAGGAGGTGGCCCGGGTCGGCATGCTGGAGAAGGCCCCGGCCGCGGAGCTCGGCGGGAACTCCTACTTCACGCTCGGCTCCTTCCGGGCCACCTACCACGGCCTCGACGACCTGCGGCCGATCCTCAGCGAGCTCGACGAACGCGAAGCCGACCGGTACGACCTGGACCCGTACCCGGTGGACAAGTTCGCCGCCGACATGCTCCGGCTCACCCGGGGCCGCACCGACCCGACCCTGATGCGGATCCTCGTCGAGGACTCCTTCCCCACCCTCCGGTGGCTGCACCAGCACGGGGTCAAGTTCAAGCTCCAGTCCGACAACCAGGTCTTCGAGGTCAACGGCCGGAAGAAGTTCTGGGGCGGCGGCACCATCGCCACCGTCGGCGGCGGCATCGGGCTCATCGAGCAGCACCTCGCCGCCGCCAAGGCCACCGGCATCGACGTGCACACCGAACACCAGATGACCGGCTTCCTGATCGGCCCGACCGGGGCCGTGGAGGGAGTGATGTGCCGTACCCCGCAGGGCGAACGGCAGATCCGGGCCCGGGCGGTGGTGCTCGCCTCCGGCGGCTTCGAGGCCGACGCCCGGCTGCGGGCCGTGCACCTCGGCCCCGGCTGGGACACCGCCAAGGTACGCGGCAGCCGGCACAACACCGGCGAGGGCCTGATGAGCGCTCTCGGCGTCGGCGCGCAGGCGTACGGCAACTGGTCCGGCGCGCACGCGGTGGCCTGGGACATCAACGCCGGCCCGTACGGCAACCGGGTGCTCACCAACAAGCTGCAACGGCACTCGTACCCGTTCGGGATCACCGTCAACGTCGAGGGCGACCGGTTCGTCGACGAGGGGGCGGACTTCCGCAACTACACGTACGCCAAGATCGGGTCGGCGATCCTGCGGCAGACCGGCGGCCTCGCGTACCAGATCTTCGACCAGCGCGGCGTCGGTCTGCTCCGCACCGACTACGGCCACGACGGGGCCAGCCAGGTCGTCGCCGACTCGATCCGTGAGCTGGCCGAGAAGCTCGACCTCGACCCGGACCGGCTGGAGCGGACCATCACCGGGTACAACGCCTCCGTCGGCGACCGGCCGTTCGACCCGACCGTGCTGGACGGGCTCGCCACCAGCGGCCTCGAACCGCCCAAGAGCAACTGGGCCCAGCCCATCGACCGGCCACCGTACGTCGCGTTCCCGGTCGGCTGCGCGATCACCTTCACGTACGGCGGAGTCCGCATCGACGAGGACGCCCGGGTGCTCAACCAGGCCGACCAGCCGATCCCCGGCCTGCACGCGGCCGGCGAGGTCGTCGGCGGCCTCTTCTACGACAACTACCCCGGCGGCAGCGGGCTGATGTCCGGCGCGGTCTTCGGCCGGCGGGCCGGCCGGACCGCCGCCCGGCACAGCCGGGACCGGGGATGA
- a CDS encoding ABC transporter ATP-binding protein: MVAPAQVESSTASTVTPPPAAGPIVRVRNLSKRFRRADGAETKAVDDVSFDVARGEFLVLLGPSGCGKTTLLRMIAGLETPDAGTVEIDGQPVYDHSRRLLVPPEKRRISMIFQSYALWPHMTVAQNVAYPLENRAQKLSRPEIAARVQASLDQVHIGELGRQYPGQMSGGQQQRVALARALVAGNDLILFDEPLSNVDAKVREQLRAELVSMQRELGFAAVYVTHDQHEAMGLAHRIAVMGEGRFAQLGGPRDIYHDATSRYVANFVGTSNELPGDVTGPDAAGLATVRTALGPVRGRLGSDQLRDGDQAIALFRPERAHIAPATDGTRPGPAAGASAGDSDGATFTGTLKAALFFGPHTEYTVACGEHVLRVWSNTRSELPEGSTVEVTVDAADVRILQP, translated from the coding sequence ATGGTCGCACCCGCCCAGGTCGAGAGCAGCACCGCCAGCACGGTCACGCCACCACCGGCGGCGGGCCCCATCGTGCGGGTCCGGAACCTGTCCAAGCGGTTCCGCCGCGCCGACGGCGCCGAGACGAAAGCCGTCGACGACGTCTCGTTCGACGTGGCGCGCGGCGAGTTCCTGGTCCTGCTCGGCCCGAGCGGCTGCGGCAAGACCACCCTGCTGCGCATGATCGCCGGGCTGGAGACGCCGGACGCCGGCACCGTCGAGATCGACGGCCAACCGGTGTACGACCACAGCCGCCGCCTGCTGGTGCCGCCGGAGAAACGACGGATCAGCATGATCTTCCAGTCGTACGCGCTGTGGCCGCACATGACGGTGGCGCAGAACGTCGCGTACCCGCTGGAGAACCGGGCGCAGAAACTGTCCCGCCCGGAGATCGCCGCCCGGGTCCAGGCCAGCCTCGACCAGGTGCACATCGGCGAGCTGGGCCGGCAGTACCCCGGCCAGATGAGCGGCGGCCAGCAGCAGCGGGTCGCGCTGGCCCGGGCCCTGGTGGCCGGCAACGACCTCATCCTCTTCGACGAGCCGCTGTCCAACGTCGACGCCAAGGTCCGGGAGCAGCTACGCGCCGAACTCGTCTCCATGCAACGGGAGCTGGGCTTCGCGGCCGTCTACGTCACCCACGACCAGCACGAGGCGATGGGGTTGGCGCACCGCATCGCGGTCATGGGGGAGGGACGGTTCGCCCAGCTCGGCGGCCCCCGCGACATCTACCACGACGCGACGTCCCGGTACGTGGCCAACTTCGTCGGCACCAGCAACGAGCTGCCCGGCGACGTGACCGGGCCGGACGCCGCCGGGCTGGCCACCGTCCGTACCGCGCTCGGCCCGGTACGCGGCCGGCTCGGCTCCGACCAGCTCCGCGACGGCGACCAGGCGATCGCCCTGTTCCGCCCCGAACGCGCCCACATCGCCCCCGCCACCGACGGGACCCGCCCCGGCCCGGCCGCCGGCGCTTCCGCCGGCGACAGCGACGGGGCCACCTTCACCGGGACGCTCAAGGCGGCGCTGTTCTTCGGCCCGCACACCGAGTACACCGTCGCCTGCGGCGAGCACGTGCTGCGGGTCTGGAGCAACACCCGCAGCGAGCTGCCGGAGGGCTCCACCGTCGAGGTCACCGTTGACGCGGCCGACGTCCGCATCCTCCAACCGTGA
- a CDS encoding iron ABC transporter permease has product MVTLAPPGPDTEPETAAPTRAARRRITPFAAIAVTVATVLAVLATYPILRVAVGLVYVDGRLTVQPIRDVLAIPDLGTLIVNTLVAVVVSGVVALVLGSILAWLNERTDARVAGLTDSMPMIPFLLPPIAGAVGWVLLLSTNAGLLNAFIRWVLGGVGIQLTEGPFDIFSWPGLIFVYTLYQVPYVFMLVTTGLRNADASLDEQSRISGAGRLKTLWRVTLPAIRPSIGGAILLMCWQGFSLYSVPVIIGSGAGIDVISVRIVDLLSFTYPPETATAVGLSFIVLLFVGVMWYLQSRMLRSGRHATVGGKGQRFTRQELGGWKWPARLLILGYGALAVVLPAIGLLLVSLNGFWTPKINWTGLSLDSVRESVFEDGQTLTAVQNSLWLGIVGATIGMVAAALVALLVVRSKRRAVRALDGAIKLPSVFSHLVIAVGMILAFGGPPFYLGGTTMILLLAYISIYLPQGSVAADSAASQVGGDLAEASQISGAGGGKTFRRVYLPLMVPGLVAGWAFLFARMVGDLTATAVLAGTTNMVVGFRILQIFENGSYAELASLSVVLTAVTALVVGLCLAYSRWQGRWQGTGGRRKGNR; this is encoded by the coding sequence ATGGTGACGCTCGCCCCGCCCGGGCCGGACACCGAGCCGGAGACCGCCGCGCCGACCCGGGCGGCCCGCCGCCGGATCACCCCGTTCGCCGCCATCGCGGTCACGGTGGCGACGGTGCTCGCCGTGCTCGCCACGTACCCGATCCTGCGGGTCGCGGTCGGCCTGGTCTACGTGGACGGTCGGCTCACCGTGCAGCCGATCCGGGACGTCCTGGCCATTCCCGACCTGGGCACGCTGATCGTCAACACGCTGGTCGCGGTCGTGGTGAGCGGCGTGGTCGCGCTGGTCCTCGGGTCGATCCTGGCCTGGCTGAACGAGCGGACCGACGCCCGGGTGGCCGGGCTGACCGACTCGATGCCGATGATCCCGTTCCTGCTGCCGCCGATCGCCGGCGCGGTCGGCTGGGTGCTGCTGCTCTCCACCAACGCGGGCCTGCTCAACGCGTTCATCAGGTGGGTGCTCGGCGGTGTCGGCATCCAGTTGACCGAGGGCCCGTTCGACATCTTCTCCTGGCCCGGCCTGATCTTCGTCTACACGCTCTACCAGGTCCCGTACGTGTTCATGCTGGTCACCACCGGGCTGCGCAACGCGGACGCGAGCCTCGACGAGCAGTCCCGGATCAGCGGGGCCGGTCGGCTGAAGACGCTGTGGCGGGTCACCCTGCCCGCGATCCGGCCCAGCATCGGCGGGGCGATCCTGCTGATGTGCTGGCAGGGCTTCTCGCTCTACTCGGTGCCGGTGATCATCGGCTCGGGCGCGGGCATCGACGTGATCTCCGTACGGATCGTGGACCTGCTGTCGTTCACGTACCCGCCGGAGACCGCCACCGCCGTCGGGCTGAGCTTCATCGTGCTGCTGTTCGTCGGCGTGATGTGGTACCTCCAGTCGCGGATGCTGCGCAGCGGCCGGCACGCCACCGTCGGCGGCAAGGGGCAGCGGTTCACCCGGCAGGAGCTGGGCGGCTGGAAGTGGCCGGCCCGGCTGCTCATCCTCGGCTACGGCGCGCTCGCCGTGGTGCTGCCGGCGATCGGGCTGCTGCTGGTGTCGCTGAACGGCTTCTGGACCCCGAAGATCAACTGGACGGGGCTGAGCCTGGACTCGGTCCGCGAGTCGGTCTTCGAGGACGGCCAGACGCTGACCGCCGTGCAGAACAGCCTCTGGCTCGGCATCGTCGGCGCGACCATCGGCATGGTGGCCGCCGCGCTGGTCGCCCTGCTCGTGGTCCGCTCCAAGCGGCGGGCGGTCCGCGCCCTCGACGGCGCGATCAAACTGCCCTCGGTCTTCTCGCACCTGGTGATCGCGGTCGGGATGATCCTCGCCTTCGGCGGGCCGCCGTTCTACCTCGGCGGCACCACGATGATCCTGCTGCTCGCGTACATCAGCATCTACCTGCCGCAGGGCTCGGTCGCCGCCGACTCGGCGGCCAGCCAGGTCGGCGGTGACCTGGCCGAGGCGTCCCAGATCAGCGGCGCCGGCGGCGGCAAGACCTTCCGCCGGGTCTACCTGCCGCTGATGGTGCCCGGCCTGGTCGCCGGCTGGGCCTTCCTGTTCGCCCGGATGGTCGGCGACCTCACCGCCACGGCGGTGCTCGCCGGCACCACCAACATGGTCGTCGGCTTCCGCATCCTGCAGATCTTCGAGAACGGGTCCTACGCGGAACTCGCCTCGCTGTCCGTCGTCCTGACCGCCGTCACCGCGCTGGTCGTCGGCCTCTGCCTCGCCTACTCCCGCTGGCAGGGCCGCTGGCAGGGCACCGGCGGGCGACGCAAGGGCAACCGATGA
- a CDS encoding extracellular solute-binding protein, which translates to MPHPRRRYLAAAAVVLLAITGCGNRGGEPAEVAAPDGLEAAAREEGTVTLYSSVEEDATAAFTKSFTDKYDVEVQVVRLTSAQLAQRFAAEAQAGAPAADALLISRTGFTAQAIDSGWLVPLADAGLPDFPGDLDERFVLPDEGTAISIIQPAGIAYNTDLVSAAEAPKTWEDLLDPKWKGRIAIPDPASSASYIGEWLVVAEASGPDFLQRFAAQDLKKYASGVPAAAAVAAGEAAFCVMGLASHIVDPKANGAPIEFVAPALTSGAEVVPGVAANGQHPNAARLLIQYALSAEGSKVLADAAGAVSPYDTTKLPAEYVSPDLAGAETKQAQVIANLGLS; encoded by the coding sequence ATGCCACACCCTCGTCGTAGATACCTGGCGGCTGCCGCCGTCGTCCTGCTCGCGATCACCGGCTGCGGCAACCGCGGTGGCGAGCCCGCCGAGGTCGCCGCCCCCGACGGACTGGAGGCCGCCGCCCGGGAGGAGGGCACCGTGACCCTCTACAGCTCCGTGGAGGAGGACGCCACCGCCGCCTTCACCAAGTCCTTCACCGACAAGTACGACGTCGAGGTGCAGGTCGTCCGGCTGACCAGCGCCCAGCTCGCCCAGCGGTTCGCCGCCGAGGCGCAGGCCGGCGCGCCCGCCGCCGACGCGCTGCTGATCTCGCGTACCGGCTTCACCGCGCAGGCGATCGACAGCGGCTGGCTGGTGCCGCTGGCCGACGCGGGGCTGCCCGACTTCCCGGGCGACCTGGACGAGCGGTTCGTGCTGCCCGACGAGGGCACCGCCATCTCGATCATCCAACCGGCCGGGATCGCCTACAACACCGACCTGGTGTCGGCCGCCGAGGCCCCGAAGACCTGGGAGGACCTGCTCGACCCGAAGTGGAAGGGCAGGATCGCCATTCCCGACCCGGCGTCGTCCGCGTCGTACATCGGGGAGTGGCTGGTGGTGGCGGAGGCCAGCGGACCGGACTTCCTCCAGCGCTTCGCCGCCCAGGACCTCAAGAAGTACGCCAGCGGGGTGCCGGCCGCGGCGGCGGTGGCCGCCGGCGAGGCGGCGTTCTGCGTGATGGGTCTCGCCTCGCACATCGTGGACCCGAAGGCCAACGGCGCGCCGATCGAGTTCGTGGCCCCGGCGTTGACCAGCGGCGCGGAGGTGGTTCCCGGGGTGGCGGCCAACGGCCAGCACCCGAACGCGGCCCGGCTGCTCATCCAGTACGCGCTCTCCGCCGAGGGCAGCAAGGTCCTCGCCGACGCGGCCGGGGCGGTCTCCCCGTACGACACCACGAAACTGCCGGCCGAGTACGTCTCGCCCGACCTGGCCGGGGCCGAGACCAAGCAGGCGCAGGTCATCGCCAACCTCGGGCTGAGCTGA
- the dmpG gene encoding 4-hydroxy-2-oxovalerate aldolase, which translates to MSGPRIRITDTTLRDGSHAMRHQFRPEHVRATVRALRAANVPVIEVTHGDGLAGSSFNYGFSATPELDLIDVAVAEAGAATVAALLLPGVGTTDELRAAVDHGVDLIRVATHCTEADIAAQHLGLARSLGAETVGFLMMSHMTGPEQLARQARIMADDGAQCVYIVDSAGALLPDDAAARVAALHAELGDHAQVGFHGHNNLAMGVANSVAAVRAGARQIDGATRALGAGAGNSPTEVLTAVFDRLGIVTGVDLGAILDAAEDVVLPYVDREPVMDRASIVMGYAGVYSSFLLHAERAAQRYGVPSHEILREAGRRRYVGGQEDLLIDVAVALAAARSPSPTATTDREVHADATPSS; encoded by the coding sequence GTGAGCGGCCCCCGGATCCGGATCACCGACACCACGCTGCGCGACGGCAGCCACGCCATGCGGCACCAGTTCCGGCCCGAGCACGTCCGGGCGACGGTACGGGCGCTGCGCGCCGCCAACGTGCCCGTCATCGAGGTCACCCACGGCGACGGCCTCGCCGGGTCCTCGTTCAACTACGGCTTCTCCGCCACCCCGGAGCTCGACCTGATCGACGTCGCGGTCGCCGAGGCCGGCGCCGCCACCGTCGCCGCGCTGCTGCTGCCCGGCGTGGGCACCACCGACGAGCTGCGCGCCGCCGTCGACCACGGGGTCGACCTGATCCGGGTGGCCACCCACTGCACCGAGGCGGACATCGCCGCCCAGCATCTCGGGCTGGCCCGCTCGTTGGGGGCCGAGACGGTCGGCTTCCTGATGATGTCGCACATGACCGGGCCGGAGCAACTCGCCCGGCAGGCCCGGATCATGGCGGACGACGGCGCGCAGTGCGTCTACATCGTCGACTCCGCCGGGGCGCTGCTCCCCGACGACGCCGCCGCCCGGGTCGCCGCCCTGCACGCCGAGCTCGGCGACCACGCCCAGGTCGGCTTCCACGGGCACAACAACCTGGCCATGGGGGTGGCCAACTCGGTGGCCGCCGTCCGGGCCGGCGCCCGGCAGATCGACGGCGCTACCCGGGCCCTCGGCGCGGGCGCCGGCAACTCCCCGACCGAGGTGCTCACCGCCGTCTTCGACCGGCTCGGCATCGTCACCGGCGTCGACCTGGGCGCGATCCTGGACGCCGCCGAGGACGTGGTGCTGCCGTACGTCGACCGGGAGCCGGTGATGGACCGGGCGTCGATCGTCATGGGCTACGCCGGCGTCTACTCCAGTTTCCTGCTGCACGCCGAGCGGGCCGCCCAGCGGTACGGCGTGCCCAGCCACGAGATCCTCCGCGAGGCCGGTCGACGCCGCTACGTGGGCGGTCAGGAGGACCTCCTGATCGACGTCGCCGTGGCGCTCGCCGCCGCCCGTTCCCCGTCACCCACCGCCACCACCGATAGAGAGGTCCACGCTGATGCCACACCCTCGTCGTAG
- a CDS encoding acetaldehyde dehydrogenase (acetylating): MSIAVAIVGSGNIGTDLMVKIQRSAGLELVAMVGVDPASEGLARARRAGVPTSAEGVDWLLRQDPLPDLVFEATSASAHLANHTRYAEAGIPAVDLTPAAVGPFVVPSVNLDQHLAAPNVNMITCGGQATIPIVAAVSAVTPVSYAEIVASIASRSAGPGTRANIDEFTVTTARGVETIGGAARGKAIIVLNPVDPPMIMRDTVFCAIDPDADRGRVTESIRSMVDRVAGYVPGYRLVAEPQFDDPRPDWHGQARVTVLLEVEGRGDHLPPYAGNLDIMTAAATRVGERIAAARAEVAA, translated from the coding sequence ATGAGCATCGCCGTCGCCATCGTCGGGTCGGGGAACATCGGCACCGACCTGATGGTCAAGATCCAGCGGTCGGCCGGGCTGGAGCTGGTCGCCATGGTCGGCGTCGACCCGGCCTCGGAGGGGCTGGCGCGGGCCCGCCGGGCGGGCGTGCCGACCTCCGCCGAGGGCGTCGACTGGCTGCTGCGCCAGGACCCGCTGCCGGACCTGGTCTTCGAGGCGACGTCGGCGTCGGCGCACCTGGCCAACCACACCCGGTACGCCGAGGCGGGCATCCCGGCGGTGGACCTGACCCCGGCGGCGGTGGGCCCGTTCGTCGTCCCCTCGGTCAACCTGGACCAGCACCTGGCCGCCCCGAACGTCAACATGATCACCTGTGGCGGGCAGGCCACCATCCCGATCGTCGCGGCCGTCTCGGCGGTCACCCCGGTCAGTTACGCGGAGATCGTGGCGTCCATCGCGTCCCGCTCGGCCGGGCCGGGCACCCGGGCCAACATCGACGAGTTCACGGTCACCACCGCCCGGGGCGTCGAGACCATCGGCGGCGCGGCCCGCGGTAAGGCGATCATCGTGCTCAACCCGGTGGACCCGCCGATGATCATGCGGGACACGGTGTTCTGCGCGATCGACCCGGACGCCGACCGGGGCCGGGTGACCGAGTCGATCCGGTCGATGGTGGACCGGGTCGCCGGCTACGTGCCCGGCTACCGGCTGGTCGCCGAGCCGCAGTTCGACGACCCGCGACCCGACTGGCACGGGCAGGCCCGGGTGACCGTCCTGCTGGAGGTCGAGGGACGCGGCGACCACCTGCCGCCGTACGCGGGGAACCTCGACATCATGACCGCCGCCGCCACCCGGGTCGGCGAGCGGATCGCCGCGGCGCGGGCGGAGGTGGCGGCGTGA
- a CDS encoding RraA family protein produces MRDRLGRIDTATLSDAMGRHGAMSHRMRPLDLGSKLVGTAVTAHCPEGDNLMVHKALQLGEPGDVLVVDTGGTYDATVLGRNMSLFAHRVGFVGAVIDGSVRDRSGIMAIPFPVFCVGIVPRSAVKHSVGSVNVPVTCGGVVVSPGDVIVGDEDGVVVVPRGIAEQVAEAAEARLRMEEQQKQDVQDEDLPLEILYGRTWVDERMRPALAEPFQIPGTLASLPEAAPPTAGGAATPSAVAGASTDDGGRAS; encoded by the coding sequence GTGCGCGACCGCCTGGGGCGGATCGACACGGCCACGCTCTCCGACGCCATGGGTCGTCACGGAGCGATGTCGCACCGGATGCGACCGCTCGACCTCGGCAGCAAGCTCGTCGGCACGGCCGTCACGGCGCACTGCCCGGAGGGCGACAACCTGATGGTGCACAAGGCGTTGCAGCTCGGCGAGCCCGGCGACGTGCTGGTGGTGGACACCGGCGGCACCTACGACGCGACCGTGCTGGGTCGGAACATGTCGCTGTTCGCGCACCGGGTCGGGTTCGTCGGCGCGGTGATCGACGGCAGCGTCCGGGACCGGTCCGGCATCATGGCGATCCCGTTCCCGGTGTTCTGCGTCGGCATCGTGCCCCGGTCGGCGGTCAAGCACTCGGTCGGTTCGGTCAACGTGCCGGTGACCTGCGGCGGCGTCGTGGTCAGCCCGGGCGACGTGATCGTCGGCGACGAGGACGGCGTGGTGGTGGTCCCGCGCGGCATCGCCGAGCAGGTGGCCGAGGCCGCCGAGGCCCGCCTGCGGATGGAGGAGCAGCAGAAGCAGGACGTCCAGGACGAGGACCTGCCGCTGGAGATCCTCTACGGCCGGACCTGGGTCGACGAGCGGATGCGCCCGGCCCTGGCGGAGCCCTTCCAGATCCCCGGCACGCTGGCGTCACTCCCGGAGGCGGCGCCGCCGACGGCCGGCGGCGCCGCCACCCCGTCGGCGGTCGCCGGCGCGTCGACCGACGACGGGGGTCGGGCCTCATGA
- a CDS encoding IclR family transcriptional regulator — MSTDPSLTVLKAFRVLDLFRTHRQVGVSQCAELLGLTRANAHRLLVSLTAAGAVERTDSGQYRLSIWMFEVGAQVPLLRALTDQAQVPMERLVAETGFQAHLAVRDGTELIYLLKISHVDGRVRTRPGTRNPLYATSLGKILLAGAPESVIEEVIAQGLRPLTRYTRTSAALLRAELADVRRTGFAYDREERQIGVSCVATGLHDRTGRVIAAISVPSNSEHRDLDQGRLQAPLRKAAQTIEARLDRRAFNLP; from the coding sequence ATGAGCACCGACCCGTCACTGACCGTGCTGAAGGCGTTCCGTGTCCTCGACCTGTTCCGGACCCACCGCCAGGTCGGCGTCAGCCAGTGCGCGGAGCTGCTCGGCCTGACCAGGGCGAACGCGCACCGGCTCCTGGTCAGCCTCACCGCCGCCGGAGCGGTCGAACGCACCGACAGCGGGCAGTACCGGCTGTCGATCTGGATGTTCGAGGTGGGCGCCCAGGTGCCGCTACTGCGCGCGCTCACCGACCAGGCACAGGTGCCGATGGAACGGCTCGTCGCGGAGACCGGCTTCCAGGCCCATCTCGCAGTACGTGACGGCACCGAGCTGATCTACCTATTGAAGATCAGCCACGTCGACGGGCGGGTCCGCACCCGCCCCGGCACCCGCAACCCCCTCTACGCCACCAGCCTCGGCAAGATCCTCCTGGCCGGCGCGCCCGAATCGGTGATCGAGGAGGTCATCGCGCAGGGGCTGAGGCCGCTGACCAGGTACACCCGTACCTCGGCGGCGCTGCTGCGCGCCGAGCTCGCCGACGTGCGCCGCACCGGCTTCGCCTACGACCGGGAGGAACGGCAGATCGGCGTCTCCTGCGTCGCCACCGGCCTGCACGACCGCACCGGACGGGTGATCGCGGCGATCTCCGTACCGTCCAACTCGGAGCACCGCGACCTGGACCAGGGCCGGTTGCAGGCGCCGCTGCGCAAGGCGGCCCAGACCATCGAGGCCCGCCTCGACCGCCGCGCCTTCAACCTCCCCTGA
- a CDS encoding DUF899 family protein: protein MPAVPPIVDRAAWAEQVAELRVREKAHTREGDAIAAARRRLPMVEVDAATPLVGAAGATTLLDAFEGRSQLFASFHMWHPGKSAADQCEGCTMNTGSVLELGYLHSRDVTFAVLCQGPFAESDRYREFMGWELPWYSVPPESVDRLVAGRHFGMKCCYLRDGDRVFETYWTTARGCEPMGSPYGMLDLTVHGRQESWEDSPAGWPQPYTDTVGGQMRRDGRPIPQWSRIAAGRSDDLGSDTVAEHGPRCH from the coding sequence ATGCCCGCCGTACCCCCGATCGTCGACCGCGCCGCCTGGGCCGAGCAGGTCGCCGAGCTGCGCGTACGCGAAAAGGCCCACACCCGCGAGGGGGACGCGATCGCCGCCGCCCGACGCCGGCTGCCGATGGTCGAGGTGGACGCCGCGACCCCGCTCGTCGGCGCGGCCGGCGCGACGACCCTGCTCGACGCGTTCGAGGGCCGGTCGCAGTTGTTCGCGTCGTTCCACATGTGGCACCCCGGGAAGTCGGCCGCCGACCAGTGCGAGGGCTGCACGATGAACACCGGCAGCGTGCTGGAGCTGGGCTACCTGCACTCCCGTGACGTCACCTTCGCCGTCCTGTGTCAGGGGCCGTTCGCCGAGAGCGACAGGTACCGGGAGTTCATGGGCTGGGAGCTGCCGTGGTACTCGGTGCCCCCGGAATCCGTCGACCGGCTGGTCGCCGGGCGGCACTTCGGGATGAAGTGCTGCTACCTGCGCGACGGCGACCGGGTCTTCGAGACGTACTGGACGACCGCGCGCGGCTGCGAGCCGATGGGCAGCCCGTACGGCATGCTCGACCTGACCGTGCACGGCCGGCAGGAGAGCTGGGAGGACTCCCCCGCCGGCTGGCCCCAGCCGTACACCGACACGGTGGGCGGGCAGATGCGCCGGGACGGGCGGCCGATCCCGCAGTGGTCCCGGATCGCCGCCGGCCGCTCCGACGATCTGGGCAGCGACACCGTCGCCGAGCACGGCCCCCGCTGCCACTGA